A genomic window from Clostridium aceticum includes:
- a CDS encoding phosphatidate cytidylyltransferase, with protein sequence MLKRIISGFVGIPVLVFIVLQGGLLLYLATMLISLIGLNEFYHAMTIKSYRPMKYIGYGLTILLLTAFYFAIDMNYLLFFVFIAILLFSILLLHSQKYTIVDAGLSFYGVTYIVFLLGHIILTSNLRNSNIIWLIFIIAWSTDTFAYFGGYFFGKRKLCPRISPKKTVEGAIAGTLGSMLSCGIFAYVFFIEYIVMIIFLGMIGSIISQMGDLTASQIKRYTGVKDFGNLIPGHGGVLDRFDSIIFTAPTVYYFFILLIGIHL encoded by the coding sequence ATGTTGAAGAGAATAATCAGTGGTTTTGTAGGGATTCCCGTACTAGTTTTTATTGTCCTACAGGGAGGACTTCTTTTATATTTAGCCACCATGTTGATATCATTGATAGGATTAAATGAATTTTATCATGCCATGACCATTAAAAGCTATCGGCCTATGAAATATATAGGCTATGGGTTAACAATTCTTTTGCTAACTGCTTTTTATTTTGCTATAGATATGAACTATTTACTTTTTTTTGTTTTTATAGCCATTCTCTTATTCAGTATATTGTTATTGCATAGTCAAAAATATACTATTGTTGATGCTGGTTTATCTTTTTATGGGGTTACTTATATTGTATTCCTTTTAGGACATATTATTCTAACAAGCAATCTTAGAAACAGCAATATTATTTGGCTAATATTTATTATTGCTTGGTCCACCGATACATTTGCATACTTTGGAGGATATTTTTTCGGCAAAAGAAAACTATGCCCTAGAATCAGTCCCAAGAAAACAGTTGAAGGAGCCATCGCCGGGACTTTGGGAAGTATGCTTTCATGTGGTATATTTGCCTATGTATTTTTCATAGAATATATCGTAATGATTATTTTTCTAGGGATGATTGGAAGCATTATTTCTCAAATGGGAGATTTAACTGCTTCTCAGATTAAAAGATATACAGGGGTTAAGGACTTTGGCAACCTAATACCAGGTCATGGTGGGGTTTTAGATCGATTTGATAGTATTATATTTACTGCTCCTACGGTTTATTACTTTTTCATTTTACTTATAGGTATACACTTGTAG
- a CDS encoding isoprenyl transferase: protein MNKTSDIIEDKDAKIFYNHQEKVPQHVGIIMDGNGRWAKKRNLPRTLGHRAGVNAIREVIKTASNIGVKYLTLYAFSTENWKRSTDEVSALMKLLIEYLKKEVSELHKNNVKINTIGDLTKFPKAVSAEIDRAKELTKNNEGLCVNIALNYGSRDEMVRCVKNIAEKLLSEALEMKDIDENLIKIHLDTGDCPDPDLLIRTSGEYRLSNFLLWQVAYTELWFSDVYWPDFTGAHLLEAIEDFKNRQRRYGGA from the coding sequence ATGAACAAAACAAGTGACATCATTGAAGATAAAGATGCAAAAATATTTTATAATCATCAAGAAAAAGTCCCTCAACATGTTGGTATTATTATGGATGGAAATGGAAGATGGGCTAAAAAACGAAACCTTCCAAGAACGCTAGGGCATCGTGCAGGTGTAAACGCCATAAGAGAAGTGATCAAAACAGCATCGAATATAGGTGTAAAATACTTAACTTTATACGCCTTTTCAACAGAAAATTGGAAAAGATCTACAGACGAGGTATCGGCTTTAATGAAATTATTGATAGAGTACTTAAAAAAGGAAGTAAGTGAATTACATAAAAACAATGTAAAAATTAATACAATTGGAGATCTTACAAAGTTTCCAAAGGCAGTAAGTGCTGAAATCGATAGGGCGAAGGAACTAACAAAAAATAATGAGGGCTTATGTGTTAATATTGCATTAAACTACGGAAGCCGTGATGAAATGGTTAGGTGTGTCAAAAATATAGCTGAAAAGTTATTAAGTGAAGCGTTAGAGATGAAAGATATAGATGAAAATCTAATAAAAATACATTTAGACACAGGGGATTGTCCAGATCCAGATTTATTAATTAGGACAAGTGGTGAATATAGATTGAGCAACTTTCTTTTATGGCAGGTTGCTTATACGGAGCTGTGGTTTTCAGATGTATATTGGCCAGACTTTACGGGGGCTCACTTATTAGAAGCCATTGAGGACTTCAAAAACAGGCAAAGACGATATGGTGGAGCTTAA
- the frr gene encoding ribosome recycling factor has product MNLEAHKNLEEKMNKTLRVLKEDLNAIRAGRANPSMLDRLSIDYYGTVTPIKQIASVAAPEPRLITIQPYDPSVMATIEKAIQQSDLGINPSNDGKVIRLNIPQLTEDRRKDLTKIVKKTAEDSKVAIRNERRNANDDLKKMQKDGELTEDDLKAAQDEVQKITDKFIKKIDELAEAKEKEILEV; this is encoded by the coding sequence ATGAACTTAGAAGCACATAAAAATTTAGAGGAAAAGATGAACAAAACCCTCAGAGTTTTAAAAGAAGACTTAAATGCCATAAGAGCTGGCAGAGCAAACCCATCCATGTTGGACAGATTGAGTATTGATTACTATGGAACTGTTACCCCTATTAAACAAATTGCATCTGTGGCTGCTCCAGAGCCAAGATTAATTACGATTCAGCCTTATGATCCATCTGTTATGGCTACCATTGAAAAAGCCATACAACAGTCGGATTTAGGTATTAACCCTTCTAACGATGGTAAAGTGATAAGATTAAATATCCCACAACTTACAGAGGACAGAAGAAAAGACCTAACAAAGATTGTTAAAAAGACAGCTGAAGACAGCAAAGTGGCTATCAGGAATGAACGCAGAAATGCAAATGATGATTTGAAAAAAATGCAAAAAGATGGAGAACTTACAGAGGATGATTTAAAGGCAGCTCAAGATGAGGTGCAAAAAATTACTGATAAATTTATAAAGAAGATTGATGAATTAGCAGAAGCAAAAGAAAAAGAAATTTTGGAGGTATAA
- the pyrH gene encoding UMP kinase — protein sequence MRTPLYKRVLLKLSGEALAGEKGFGLDTETINKIALQIKAISEQGVQVAIVVGGGNFWRGRSGEGMDRTTADYMGMMATVINSLALQDALENIDIVTRVQTAIEMRQIAEPYIRRRAVRHLEKNRAVIFAAGTGNPYFSTDTTAALRAAEIEADIILLAKKVDAVYDKDPHINPDAKKFEELTYLDVLKLELKVMDSTATSLCMDNKIPIKVFSLDEPENIIKVIHGEKIGTYIHGEI from the coding sequence ATGAGGACACCTCTATACAAAAGGGTTCTATTAAAACTTAGCGGAGAAGCATTAGCAGGAGAAAAAGGTTTTGGGCTAGATACAGAAACCATCAATAAAATAGCTTTGCAAATTAAAGCTATATCAGAACAAGGTGTACAAGTTGCGATTGTAGTTGGAGGAGGAAACTTTTGGAGAGGAAGAAGCGGCGAAGGTATGGATCGAACAACCGCTGACTATATGGGTATGATGGCTACCGTCATTAATTCTTTAGCACTGCAGGATGCTTTAGAGAATATTGATATTGTTACAAGAGTACAAACAGCCATTGAAATGCGTCAAATTGCAGAACCCTATATCAGAAGAAGAGCTGTTAGACACCTAGAAAAGAATAGAGCAGTGATTTTTGCAGCTGGCACAGGTAATCCTTACTTTTCTACAGACACTACAGCAGCCCTAAGGGCAGCAGAGATCGAAGCAGATATTATTTTATTAGCTAAAAAAGTAGATGCTGTATATGATAAAGATCCACATATCAACCCAGATGCTAAAAAATTCGAAGAATTAACTTACTTAGACGTTTTAAAGTTGGAATTAAAGGTGATGGATTCTACAGCAACTTCCTTGTGTATGGATAACAAAATACCTATTAAGGTGTTTAGTTTAGATGAACCAGAAAACATTATAAAGGTAATCCATGGAGAAAAAATAGGTACCTACATACATGGTGAAATTTAA
- the tsf gene encoding translation elongation factor Ts yields the protein MNITAAMVKELREKTGAGMMDCKKALTDAAGNMDKAVEILREKGLAAVAKKAGRIAAEGLVESYIHGGRIGVLVEVNSETDFVAKNQEFKEFVKDVAMQIAASNPLYVSKEEVPQDEIEKEKEILRKQALNEGKPEKIVDKMVEGRIEKYYKEVCLLEQPFVKNPDITVGGLLTEKISKIGENLSIRRFVRFEVGEGLEKKEENFAEEVAKQMGQ from the coding sequence ATGAATATTACCGCAGCAATGGTAAAAGAATTGAGAGAAAAAACTGGAGCTGGTATGATGGATTGCAAAAAGGCTCTAACAGATGCAGCAGGAAATATGGACAAGGCTGTAGAAATTTTAAGGGAAAAAGGACTTGCTGCTGTTGCTAAAAAAGCAGGAAGAATAGCGGCAGAAGGTTTAGTAGAATCTTACATACATGGTGGCAGAATTGGCGTATTAGTAGAAGTAAACTCTGAAACAGATTTTGTTGCTAAAAATCAAGAGTTTAAAGAGTTTGTTAAGGATGTAGCTATGCAGATTGCAGCATCTAATCCTTTGTATGTTAGCAAAGAAGAAGTACCTCAGGATGAAATTGAAAAAGAAAAAGAAATCTTAAGAAAACAAGCCTTAAACGAAGGCAAGCCTGAAAAAATCGTAGACAAGATGGTAGAGGGTAGAATTGAGAAGTACTATAAGGAAGTTTGTTTATTAGAACAACCCTTTGTAAAGAACCCAGACATCACTGTTGGAGGCCTATTAACAGAAAAAATCTCTAAAATTGGGGAAAACTTAAGCATTAGAAGATTTGTGAGATTTGAAGTTGGAGAAGGTTTAGAGAAAAAAGAAGAAAACTTTGCAGAAGAAGTAGCAAAACAAATGGGTCAATAG
- the rpsB gene encoding 30S ribosomal protein S2, with protein sequence MSVISMKQLLEAGVHFGHQTRRWNPKMAEYIFTERNGIYIIDLQKTVKKVEECYDIVKEIASEGKTILFVGTKKQAQEAIEEEAKRCGMYYVNQRWLGGMLTNYNTIKNRIDRLRQLETMEQDGTFNVLPKKEVIKLRAEMEKLEKFLGGIKDMKEMPSALFIVDPRKERIAIKEAHTLGIPVVSIVDTNCDPDDVDYVIPGNDDAIRAVKLLTATIANAVLEGRQGFQIEE encoded by the coding sequence ATGTCAGTAATTTCAATGAAACAATTGTTAGAAGCAGGTGTGCATTTTGGCCATCAAACTAGAAGATGGAACCCTAAAATGGCGGAGTATATTTTTACAGAGAGAAATGGAATCTATATCATAGATCTTCAAAAAACTGTAAAAAAAGTAGAAGAGTGTTATGACATTGTAAAAGAAATAGCTTCAGAAGGAAAAACCATTCTTTTTGTAGGAACAAAAAAACAAGCACAAGAAGCTATCGAGGAAGAGGCAAAAAGATGTGGTATGTACTATGTTAACCAAAGATGGTTAGGTGGTATGTTAACAAATTACAATACTATTAAAAATCGTATTGATCGTCTTCGTCAATTGGAAACTATGGAGCAAGATGGTACATTTAATGTGTTACCTAAAAAAGAAGTTATCAAACTTAGAGCTGAAATGGAGAAACTAGAGAAGTTCTTAGGCGGTATCAAAGATATGAAAGAAATGCCTAGTGCGCTTTTTATTGTAGATCCAAGAAAAGAAAGAATCGCTATCAAAGAAGCTCATACATTAGGTATACCTGTAGTATCAATTGTAGATACTAATTGTGACCCTGATGATGTTGATTATGTGATTCCAGGTAATGATGATGCAATTAGAGCTGTAAAGCTACTTACTGCTACTATAGCAAATGCTGTTTTAGAAGGAAGACAAGGATTCCAAATCGAAGAATAG
- a CDS encoding DUF2756 domain-containing protein, with amino-acid sequence MKYFSIQSLVIGIGIGMIITAIMNMVFITQPIHSLENQNNEAFIKATSNERISEKSQTKKNQHGETNEANETSTESTINMIEEANVTQRVYQY; translated from the coding sequence TTGAAATATTTTTCTATTCAAAGTTTAGTGATAGGAATAGGAATAGGAATGATTATAACAGCTATAATGAATATGGTATTTATTACCCAACCTATACATAGTTTAGAAAACCAAAACAACGAAGCTTTTATTAAGGCTACAAGCAACGAGAGAATTTCTGAAAAAAGCCAAACTAAAAAAAATCAACATGGTGAAACCAATGAAGCTAATGAAACGTCAACTGAATCCACAATAAATATGATAGAGGAAGCTAATGTTACTCAAAGGGTATATCAATACTAG
- a CDS encoding DUF342 domain-containing protein, whose product MGKKEIIVEGRNYEEVVSKGLEELKLKLEEVEVEILEEKTSLILKKKSIRLKITEKQENVEESLHELDIEKTIEKGQHQAIKPLTTCDDEDFFRIDYLADGVYLSVTSSTGKNLQEKTKEILAYLEKKSVIELNIESIHQCLAENLDEPVKIAPHQKEHLIDGSVVIDISKDKLQAYVAIIKADGGKEISFEEAKEALKEKGVVYGINETKLHTMIDHGVYDEKILIAEGKKPKAGENGRVKYHVDIHKQHKPQILEDGTVDFKKLDIIANVVQGQLLVEIIPPTDGVQGINVFQQEIPPQKGKPAKIALGKNVVGDEGGLKIYAQVEGQVFLRDGKLQVSQVYEIPGDVGHSTGNVKFNGTVLVKGNVKSGFVVEADGDIQVNGVVEAATLIAKGSIILNRGIQGSNQAYLECENLVAKYIENTKIKSLANIESDCILHSDVIAKKNITVIGKRGLIVGGQVRAGEEIRAKVIGSHMGTNTKIEVGIDPDEKSNYETMKLEASEIEKNLANLRKTIALLKKIEQSSTLEDSKKEILVKSVKTYEHLKEKHESITNQLKAFELRGQDLSRGKVHASMKIYPGVRVSILNAARHIYDELSMCTLYVKEGEIAIGPHEQ is encoded by the coding sequence GTGGGAAAAAAAGAGATAATTGTAGAAGGAAGAAACTATGAAGAAGTAGTAAGTAAAGGTTTAGAAGAACTAAAGTTAAAATTAGAAGAAGTAGAAGTGGAAATTTTAGAAGAAAAAACTTCTTTAATTCTAAAAAAGAAATCTATACGACTAAAGATTACTGAAAAGCAAGAAAATGTTGAGGAATCTTTACACGAGTTAGATATTGAGAAAACGATAGAAAAAGGACAGCATCAAGCCATAAAACCTTTAACAACATGCGACGATGAAGACTTTTTTCGTATTGATTATCTCGCTGATGGAGTATACTTGAGTGTTACAAGTTCCACAGGAAAAAATCTTCAAGAAAAAACAAAAGAAATATTAGCTTATTTAGAAAAAAAGTCTGTTATAGAGTTAAATATAGAAAGTATTCATCAATGTTTGGCAGAAAACCTAGATGAGCCAGTAAAAATCGCTCCCCATCAGAAAGAGCATTTGATAGATGGAAGCGTTGTTATAGACATTTCTAAAGATAAACTTCAAGCCTATGTTGCCATAATCAAAGCTGATGGAGGAAAAGAGATTAGTTTTGAAGAAGCTAAAGAAGCTCTTAAGGAAAAAGGTGTGGTATACGGCATTAATGAAACAAAATTACACACGATGATTGATCACGGTGTTTATGATGAAAAAATACTAATTGCTGAGGGTAAAAAGCCTAAAGCAGGGGAAAATGGTAGAGTAAAATATCATGTTGATATCCATAAGCAACATAAACCTCAGATCCTAGAAGATGGAACAGTGGATTTTAAGAAATTAGATATAATAGCAAACGTTGTACAGGGACAGTTATTAGTAGAAATTATCCCTCCTACTGATGGGGTCCAAGGTATAAATGTTTTTCAACAAGAAATACCTCCACAAAAAGGCAAACCAGCTAAAATAGCTTTAGGAAAGAATGTTGTAGGAGATGAAGGGGGCTTAAAGATTTACGCTCAAGTTGAGGGTCAGGTTTTCTTAAGAGATGGAAAATTACAGGTAAGCCAAGTGTATGAAATTCCAGGAGATGTAGGACACTCTACAGGAAATGTCAAGTTTAATGGGACTGTATTAGTAAAAGGTAATGTTAAATCTGGATTTGTTGTTGAGGCAGATGGTGATATACAGGTAAATGGTGTAGTAGAGGCAGCAACACTGATAGCAAAGGGAAGTATTATTCTGAATAGAGGAATTCAAGGTAGTAATCAAGCTTATTTAGAGTGTGAGAATTTAGTAGCTAAGTACATTGAAAATACGAAGATTAAGAGTTTAGCAAATATTGAGTCAGATTGTATACTTCATAGTGATGTCATAGCAAAGAAAAATATTACTGTTATTGGAAAACGAGGATTAATCGTCGGAGGACAAGTGAGGGCTGGAGAAGAAATAAGGGCAAAGGTAATAGGTTCTCATATGGGAACCAATACGAAAATTGAAGTAGGTATAGACCCAGACGAAAAATCAAACTATGAAACAATGAAGTTAGAAGCCAGTGAAATCGAAAAAAACCTAGCAAACTTAAGAAAAACAATTGCACTCTTAAAGAAAATAGAGCAAAGTTCAACCTTGGAAGATAGTAAAAAAGAAATTTTAGTTAAATCAGTAAAAACCTATGAGCATCTAAAAGAAAAACATGAGTCTATCACTAATCAATTGAAGGCTTTTGAGCTAAGAGGACAAGATTTATCGAGAGGAAAAGTACATGCTTCTATGAAAATTTATCCTGGTGTGAGGGTCAGTATATTAAACGCAGCAAGACATATCTATGATGAATTATCTATGTGTACTTTGTATGTAAAAGAAGGGGAAATTGCTATTGGCCCCCATGAACAATAG
- a CDS encoding FliA/WhiG family RNA polymerase sigma factor — translation MEYHSLWQKYKANNDLEAKNLLIEKYIELVKMIAGRLCTTYGSNIEYDDLVSYGIFGLLDAIEKFDITKQVKFQTYAQIRIKGAIIDQLRNLDWVPRSIRQKSKLVEEAYSSLESKLGRNATDTEVAAKLNMSLEELYGILQQINSFNIVSLEEKLYNGNVTEYLKTDEISPEDVVCNKEVYDLLQYNIDRLPERERQVISLYYYSEVTYKEIGEVLGISESRVSQLHSKAISRLKSKIT, via the coding sequence ATGGAATACCATAGCCTATGGCAAAAATACAAAGCAAACAATGATTTAGAAGCTAAGAACCTTTTAATTGAAAAATATATTGAACTAGTAAAGATGATTGCTGGTAGACTATGTACTACGTATGGTTCCAACATAGAATATGATGACCTGGTAAGCTATGGTATATTTGGGTTATTGGATGCTATAGAAAAATTTGACATAACAAAACAGGTGAAGTTTCAAACTTATGCACAAATACGGATCAAAGGTGCAATTATTGATCAGTTAAGAAACTTAGATTGGGTTCCAAGATCAATAAGACAAAAATCTAAATTGGTGGAGGAAGCTTATAGCAGTTTGGAAAGCAAGCTAGGGAGAAATGCTACAGATACTGAGGTAGCAGCAAAGTTAAATATGTCCTTAGAAGAGTTATATGGGATTTTACAACAGATCAATAGTTTTAACATAGTATCTTTAGAGGAAAAACTTTACAACGGAAATGTTACAGAATATTTAAAAACTGATGAAATTTCACCGGAGGATGTCGTTTGTAACAAAGAAGTCTACGATTTATTGCAATATAATATAGATAGATTACCAGAACGTGAAAGGCAAGTAATTTCTTTATATTATTATAGCGAAGTGACCTATAAAGAAATTGGAGAAGTCTTGGGGATATCTGAGTCAAGAGTTTCGCAATTGCATTCCAAAGCTATAAGTAGATTGAAGTCGAAGATTACTTGA
- a CDS encoding chemotaxis protein CheD: MQKTIKVGMADLKITKFPEVLTTLGLGSCVGIALYDLKVQTIGLAHIMLPNSNQIKNNSNKAKFADTAINILVEEMIKEGSSKSRIVAKIAGGAQMFSFGGNSDVMKIGYRNIIASKEMLQELRIPLLAEDTGGNHGRTIEVYGDTGKLLVKTIGHGVKEI; encoded by the coding sequence ATGCAAAAAACAATTAAAGTTGGGATGGCAGACTTAAAAATTACAAAGTTTCCAGAGGTGTTAACTACGCTAGGCTTGGGCTCATGTGTAGGAATTGCATTATATGATTTAAAAGTCCAAACCATTGGTTTAGCCCATATTATGCTGCCCAATAGTAACCAGATAAAGAATAACAGTAACAAAGCAAAATTTGCTGATACTGCAATTAATATCCTAGTAGAAGAAATGATAAAAGAAGGAAGCAGTAAGAGTAGGATTGTTGCTAAAATAGCTGGTGGTGCTCAAATGTTTTCTTTTGGAGGAAATAGCGATGTGATGAAAATCGGATATAGGAATATAATTGCTTCGAAAGAAATGCTGCAAGAATTAAGAATTCCTCTTTTAGCTGAAGATACGGGAGGAAATCACGGAAGAACCATAGAGGTCTATGGAGATACTGGAAAACTATTAGTGAAGACAATAGGACATGGAGTAAAAGAAATTTAG
- a CDS encoding chemotaxis protein CheC, whose product MKMVNLENLNNLHLDVLREIGNIGAGNAATALANMLDKKIDMEVPNVKLLDFNDVATTLGGEESVVAGIYFNLHGDLDGNIMFLLDIVSSKILTGILMGREDYSRELDEMDYSALQEVGNILSGSYIASLSTLTGLNLTLSIPSLCVDMAGAILSVPAIQFGFVTDKVLLIETKLRDGNDLVKANFFLIPNAESFGTLLKSLGVYE is encoded by the coding sequence ATGAAGATGGTGAATTTAGAAAATTTAAACAATCTGCATCTAGATGTTTTAAGAGAAATCGGCAATATTGGTGCAGGAAATGCTGCTACTGCATTAGCCAATATGTTAGACAAAAAAATTGATATGGAGGTTCCAAATGTTAAGCTTTTAGATTTCAACGATGTAGCTACAACTTTAGGAGGAGAAGAGAGTGTTGTAGCAGGGATTTATTTTAATCTACATGGAGATTTGGATGGGAACATTATGTTTTTACTAGACATCGTTTCTTCTAAAATACTGACTGGCATATTGATGGGAAGAGAAGACTATTCAAGAGAACTAGACGAAATGGATTATTCAGCACTTCAAGAGGTAGGTAACATATTATCAGGTTCGTATATCGCGTCTCTTTCTACCCTTACTGGCCTAAACCTAACACTTTCTATACCCTCCCTCTGCGTAGATATGGCAGGTGCCATTTTAAGTGTTCCAGCAATACAGTTTGGATTTGTAACAGATAAAGTCTTGCTAATTGAGACAAAATTAAGGGATGGTAATGACTTAGTAAAAGCAAATTTTTTCTTAATACCTAATGCAGAATCCTTTGGTACTTTATTAAAAAGTCTAGGAGTGTATGAATAA
- a CDS encoding chemotaxis protein CheW, with protein sequence MDNHIDTINQYVVFQLDEEYYGIAINLVETIEKVLEITRLPNAPYYVKGVINLRGEVIPVVDLRKRFKMEEKSVTEESRIIILSLDEMIVGILVDSSSEVITIEKEDIENTNNIVNAFEDDYIKGIGKVEGRIIIILDMLKILSQEVQEA encoded by the coding sequence TTGGATAATCATATAGATACAATTAATCAGTATGTTGTTTTTCAACTGGATGAAGAATACTATGGAATTGCTATTAATCTTGTTGAAACAATTGAAAAGGTTTTAGAAATTACACGTTTGCCTAATGCTCCTTATTATGTAAAAGGAGTGATTAATTTAAGAGGAGAAGTTATTCCTGTAGTTGATCTAAGAAAAAGATTTAAAATGGAGGAAAAATCTGTAACAGAAGAATCAAGGATTATTATTTTATCGTTGGATGAGATGATTGTAGGTATATTGGTGGACAGTTCTTCAGAAGTGATAACAATAGAAAAAGAAGATATTGAGAATACCAACAATATTGTCAATGCTTTTGAAGATGATTATATTAAAGGTATAGGAAAAGTTGAAGGGAGAATCATTATTATCTTAGACATGCTTAAGATACTAAGTCAAGAGGTACAGGAGGCCTAA